The Pelagibacterium halotolerans B2 genome has a segment encoding these proteins:
- a CDS encoding sensor histidine kinase → MTLAQTISAPLHRPWPRRWVAAAGFAVLAMAAVALWGSGYASRLYFDEANARGNNTLRLAVAVLRGHMERYESLPRVIADFDDIKAVVADPGNQGLVADVNAYLKQINTQFESSDIYVMGEDGTTIVASNYDSEAPFVGENFQYRPYFYDAIDGGEGRFFALGTTSFKRGYYFGAPVLVDGEFKGVVAVKVDVDSIEETWRGGDYLIVVTDPEGIIFMSSRADLLYNSMLPLTPDRLARTAETRRYANAELAELPFRETGDERHRLISIEREETASEYLVVSEAMPEADWTVSVMLDTASARAQALTTTIIALLAIALGTLAGAIYAQRRARLRERMHLQREAKEMLERRVTERTAELASLNIKLEEEVAERRATEQILRKTQSDLIQAGKLAALGQMSAALSHEFNQPLSAARNYADNALVLIERGRIEDASANVGRISGLIDRMNSISRHLRNFARKPNQKLTSVPLDLVIGDTVELLNWRIKSAGIELSLDIGDDHLVIVGGPVRLQQVLVNILTNAIDAAETGTDRRIALTARRLKDRAIVTVRDHGPGVAPGLAERIFDPFFSTKGVGKGLGLGLSISYNIIKDFGGELRVENHPEGGALFTIELQHVQLPAMAEPAQ, encoded by the coding sequence ATGACCCTTGCCCAAACCATAAGCGCGCCGCTTCATCGGCCATGGCCCCGCCGCTGGGTCGCCGCGGCCGGATTTGCCGTTCTGGCTATGGCGGCAGTGGCATTATGGGGCAGCGGATACGCCAGCCGACTCTATTTCGACGAGGCCAATGCGCGCGGAAACAACACGCTGCGTCTCGCCGTTGCCGTTCTGCGCGGCCATATGGAACGCTATGAAAGTCTGCCACGGGTCATTGCCGATTTCGACGACATCAAGGCTGTCGTCGCCGATCCGGGCAATCAGGGCCTGGTTGCGGACGTCAACGCCTATCTCAAGCAGATCAACACCCAGTTCGAATCGTCCGACATCTACGTGATGGGCGAGGACGGCACGACCATCGTCGCCTCCAACTACGACAGTGAAGCGCCCTTCGTGGGCGAAAATTTCCAGTATCGCCCGTATTTTTATGACGCCATCGATGGTGGCGAGGGCCGGTTCTTTGCTCTTGGCACCACATCGTTCAAGCGCGGCTATTATTTCGGCGCGCCAGTTCTGGTGGACGGGGAGTTCAAGGGCGTCGTGGCGGTCAAGGTCGATGTCGATTCCATCGAGGAGACCTGGCGCGGCGGCGATTATCTCATCGTCGTGACCGACCCTGAAGGCATCATCTTCATGTCGAGCCGGGCTGACCTGCTCTACAATTCCATGCTGCCGCTTACGCCCGACCGGCTGGCCCGCACCGCCGAAACCCGCCGCTATGCCAATGCTGAACTGGCCGAGCTGCCCTTCCGCGAAACCGGTGACGAGCGCCATCGCCTGATCAGCATCGAACGCGAGGAAACCGCGAGCGAATATCTCGTGGTCTCCGAGGCCATGCCCGAGGCCGACTGGACGGTGAGCGTCATGCTCGACACCGCCTCGGCCCGGGCCCAGGCGCTCACGACCACAATTATCGCCCTCCTCGCCATTGCGCTGGGCACATTGGCCGGCGCGATCTACGCCCAGCGGCGGGCCCGGCTGCGCGAGCGCATGCACCTCCAGCGCGAGGCCAAGGAAATGCTCGAGCGCCGCGTTACAGAGCGCACCGCCGAACTGGCCAGTCTCAACATCAAGCTCGAAGAGGAAGTGGCCGAGCGCCGGGCGACCGAACAAATTCTGCGCAAGACCCAGTCCGACCTGATCCAGGCTGGCAAACTCGCCGCTTTGGGCCAGATGTCGGCTGCCCTGTCCCATGAATTCAACCAGCCGCTTTCAGCCGCCCGCAACTACGCCGACAATGCCCTGGTGCTGATCGAACGTGGCCGGATCGAGGATGCCAGTGCCAATGTCGGACGCATTTCCGGATTGATCGATCGCATGAATTCGATTTCGCGCCATCTGCGCAATTTCGCGAGAAAACCCAACCAGAAGCTCACAAGCGTGCCGCTCGATCTCGTCATTGGCGATACTGTCGAACTGCTGAACTGGCGTATCAAATCAGCGGGAATAGAGCTTTCCCTCGATATCGGGGATGACCACCTTGTCATCGTGGGGGGCCCGGTCCGTCTGCAGCAGGTATTGGTCAACATCCTCACCAACGCCATCGACGCCGCCGAAACCGGTACCGACCGCCGCATCGCTCTGACGGCAAGGCGCCTCAAGGACCGCGCCATCGTCACGGTCCGGGACCATGGGCCCGGCGTCGCTCCGGGGTTGGCGGAACGGATATTCGACCCGTTCTTTTCGACCAAAGGCGTCGGCAAGGGCCTAGGACTGGGGCTATCGATCTCCTACAACATCATAAAGGATTTCGGCGGCGAGTTGCGTGTGGAAAATCATCCCGAGGGTGGAGCGCTGTTCACGATCGAACTCCAGCACGTCCAATTGCCAGCCATGGCGGAACCAGCCCAATGA
- a CDS encoding sigma-54-dependent transcriptional regulator, protein MSGEKIILVDDENELRHSTAQALELAGFEVIDFASAEQATHFAGFGFKGIVITDIRMPGLDGLTLMNRLHELDRDIPVVLITGHGDVQLAVRAMREGAYDFIEKPFVTSQLTEIAARALEYRKLVLENRVLRAAAGQSDDLEQRLLGRSNPMVELRRKLRTIGPTDTDVLIVGATGSGKEVTARALHDLSHRSSKPYIAINCAALPANLIESELFGHEVGAFPGAMRARFGKFELAQGGTILLDEIGSMPMDVQGKLLRVIQERTITRLGSNDGLPLDVRFIATSKTPLEADVAAGTFRADLLYRLNVITLEIPPLSERREDIPLLFMQLLTEAAARYRREPTTVPPQVLTALSERHWPGNVRELRNAADRYILDLGLPFIETVSESDDTEGDSRLADRVADFERGVIESALIAHAGSLKPVYESLGLSRKSLYEKMQKYGLERGRYLPSEAEAD, encoded by the coding sequence ATGAGCGGCGAAAAAATCATCCTTGTCGACGACGAAAACGAGCTGCGTCATTCAACGGCCCAGGCTCTCGAACTCGCCGGATTCGAAGTCATCGATTTCGCTTCCGCCGAACAGGCCACCCATTTCGCGGGCTTTGGCTTCAAGGGCATCGTCATCACCGATATCCGCATGCCGGGGCTCGATGGCCTGACATTGATGAACAGGCTGCATGAACTGGACCGCGATATACCGGTTGTCCTGATTACCGGCCATGGCGATGTGCAACTGGCCGTCCGCGCCATGCGCGAAGGTGCCTATGACTTCATCGAAAAGCCTTTCGTGACCAGCCAGTTGACCGAAATCGCCGCCCGCGCCCTCGAATACCGCAAGCTGGTATTGGAAAACCGTGTCCTGCGCGCCGCTGCCGGCCAGAGCGATGATCTCGAACAGCGGCTTTTGGGCCGCTCCAACCCAATGGTGGAACTGCGGCGCAAGCTGCGCACCATCGGCCCGACCGATACCGACGTCCTGATCGTGGGCGCTACCGGTTCGGGCAAGGAGGTGACCGCCAGGGCGCTGCACGACCTGTCCCATCGATCGAGCAAGCCCTATATCGCGATCAACTGCGCGGCATTGCCGGCCAATCTGATCGAAAGCGAATTGTTCGGCCATGAAGTCGGCGCGTTTCCGGGCGCCATGCGGGCCCGGTTCGGCAAGTTCGAGCTGGCCCAGGGCGGCACTATCCTGCTCGATGAGATCGGCTCGATGCCCATGGACGTTCAGGGCAAGCTTCTGCGCGTCATTCAGGAACGAACCATAACCCGGCTGGGCTCCAATGACGGACTGCCCCTGGACGTTCGGTTTATCGCCACTTCGAAAACCCCGCTTGAAGCCGACGTCGCGGCAGGCACCTTCCGGGCCGACCTGCTCTATCGGCTCAACGTCATAACGCTGGAAATCCCCCCACTGTCCGAGCGGCGCGAGGACATTCCCCTGCTCTTCATGCAACTTCTGACAGAGGCCGCGGCCCGCTATAGGCGCGAGCCGACCACGGTACCGCCGCAGGTCCTCACGGCACTCAGCGAGCGTCATTGGCCCGGCAATGTGCGCGAACTGCGCAACGCCGCCGATCGCTACATCCTCGATCTTGGCCTTCCCTTCATCGAAACGGTGAGCGAGAGCGATGATACGGAAGGTGATTCGAGACTGGCAGACAGGGTCGCCGATTTCGAGCGCGGCGTTATCGAAAGCGCACTGATCGCCCACGCGGGCAGCCTCAAGCCGGTCTATGAATCACTCGGACTGTCGCGCAAATCGCTCTACGAAAAGATGCAGAAATACGGTCTTGAGCGCGGCCGCTACCTTCCCAGCGAGGCGGAGGCGGACTGA
- the gndA gene encoding NADP-dependent phosphogluconate dehydrogenase, which produces MEEADIGLVGLGVMGENLALNIADNGYKVAVYNRTADKVDAFLANAGDLKSNVMGSGELATFISMLKRPRSVIIMVKAGDPVDQVIAELKPLLEEGDVIIDAGNANYHDTVRRFSELDGTGIGFLGIGVSGGEEGARHGPSIMVGGSEAQWENAEAVLTAISAKFNGEACCAYLGTGGAGHFVKTIHNGIEYADMQMIGEIYGIMRDGLGMSPEDCAKVFEEWNKGPLDSYLIEITGHVLNAKDEGTGKPLVDVILDAAGQKGTGRWSAIEALNLGVSATTIEGAVAARSISAMKDERVRGEEIYGAGVKGNATISLEALEKALLAGKIAAYAQGFAVMAKASEDNGWNLPLATIAKIWRAGCIIRSRFLDQISQAFDSGGAANLLTQPAFVDMMKDSNGALRAVVATCAINELPAPCLSSALAYFDAYRQARGTTNLTQGQRDFFGAHGFKRLDKDGDFHHTWPSLIGQ; this is translated from the coding sequence ATGGAAGAGGCAGATATCGGCCTGGTCGGGCTTGGGGTGATGGGCGAGAACCTTGCCCTCAACATCGCCGATAACGGCTACAAGGTCGCTGTTTACAATCGCACGGCGGACAAGGTGGATGCGTTTCTGGCCAATGCCGGGGACCTCAAATCCAACGTCATGGGCAGCGGCGAACTGGCGACGTTCATTTCCATGCTCAAGCGGCCGCGTTCGGTCATCATCATGGTCAAGGCCGGCGATCCCGTCGATCAGGTGATCGCCGAGCTCAAGCCGCTGCTTGAAGAAGGCGACGTCATCATCGACGCGGGCAATGCCAATTACCACGATACGGTGCGCCGCTTTTCCGAACTCGACGGCACGGGGATCGGGTTCCTGGGCATCGGGGTATCGGGTGGCGAAGAGGGCGCACGGCACGGCCCTTCCATCATGGTCGGCGGTTCGGAAGCCCAGTGGGAGAACGCCGAGGCGGTGCTGACCGCCATTTCCGCCAAATTCAATGGCGAGGCGTGTTGCGCCTATCTGGGGACCGGCGGGGCGGGCCATTTCGTCAAGACCATCCATAACGGCATCGAATATGCCGACATGCAGATGATCGGCGAGATTTACGGCATCATGCGCGACGGGCTGGGCATGAGCCCGGAAGACTGCGCCAAGGTTTTCGAGGAGTGGAACAAGGGGCCGCTCGACAGCTATCTGATCGAGATCACCGGCCATGTACTCAACGCGAAGGATGAGGGAACCGGCAAGCCGCTGGTTGACGTGATCCTCGATGCCGCCGGCCAGAAGGGCACGGGGCGCTGGTCGGCCATCGAAGCGCTCAATCTGGGCGTGTCGGCGACAACTATCGAAGGTGCGGTTGCCGCCCGGTCGATTTCGGCCATGAAGGACGAGCGCGTCCGGGGCGAGGAAATCTATGGCGCCGGCGTGAAAGGCAACGCGACCATTTCGCTAGAGGCGCTGGAAAAGGCGTTGCTGGCCGGCAAGATCGCCGCTTATGCACAGGGCTTCGCGGTTATGGCCAAGGCGTCCGAGGATAACGGCTGGAATCTGCCGCTTGCCACCATCGCCAAGATCTGGCGGGCCGGCTGCATCATCCGTTCGCGCTTCCTTGACCAGATTTCCCAGGCGTTCGACAGCGGCGGGGCGGCCAATCTTCTGACCCAGCCGGCCTTTGTGGACATGATGAAGGACAGCAATGGCGCCTTGCGTGCGGTGGTCGCCACCTGCGCGATCAACGAATTGCCCGCGCCGTGCCTCTCATCCGCCCTTGCCTATTTCGATGCTTACCGTCAGGCGCGCGGAACGACGAACCTGACACAGGGCCAGCGCGATTTCTTCGGCGCCCACGGGTTCAAGCGTTTGGACAAGGATGGCGATTTCCATCACACTTGGCCGAGCCTGATCGGTCAATAA
- a CDS encoding TCR/Tet family MFS transporter yields MRVNPQSKLTLVFILMTVFLDIVGLGIILPVLPGLIVELSHEGITDAAKIGGYLIFVYASMQFIFSPILGNLSDRWGRRPILLLSLVGLSLDYLIMAWAPTLLWLFVGRVLSGICGAAMGTATAYVADITPKEKRSQRFGLIGAAFGLGFIVGPVIGGELGEFGPRAPFYLASALAAANVVFGFFVLPESLSKFRRRRFNWKRANPFGALWAFRHTPVIFVLLGCVFLFSLAGQTYPNVWNFFTIEEFGWGPSQVGRSLAIFGILFALSQALLVGFSTRYLGVTATVIIGLSLAVIAFIGVSMIHTELGLWTFLVVGAFSGIAAPALTGLLANNTRANQQGELQGAVNASNSLTAIIAPLAATQMFSFFTTNALRPITFPGAPFFAAGIIVAGAMALFIYASIRYDLSHRPYDEAREKPRYPQPSGQAVNPPETELPEDEDGNGEGEPATQPANK; encoded by the coding sequence ATGCGCGTTAATCCCCAATCGAAGCTGACGCTGGTCTTCATTCTCATGACGGTGTTTCTCGACATCGTCGGGCTCGGGATCATCCTGCCGGTGCTTCCCGGGTTGATCGTCGAGTTGTCCCACGAAGGGATTACCGACGCTGCCAAGATCGGCGGTTATCTGATCTTCGTCTATGCCTCGATGCAGTTTATCTTCTCGCCAATCCTGGGCAATCTGTCCGACCGATGGGGACGCCGCCCGATCCTGCTGCTCTCGCTGGTCGGGCTGTCGCTCGATTATCTCATCATGGCCTGGGCGCCCACTTTGCTCTGGCTTTTCGTGGGCCGGGTCCTCTCAGGGATCTGCGGCGCGGCAATGGGCACGGCAACGGCCTATGTCGCCGACATCACGCCCAAGGAAAAGCGCTCGCAGCGGTTCGGTCTGATCGGCGCGGCCTTCGGGCTCGGCTTTATCGTCGGCCCGGTGATCGGCGGCGAGCTGGGCGAATTCGGGCCCCGCGCGCCCTTCTATCTGGCCTCGGCGCTGGCCGCCGCCAATGTGGTGTTCGGCTTTTTCGTCCTGCCCGAAAGCCTCTCGAAATTCCGGCGCCGCCGGTTCAACTGGAAACGCGCCAATCCGTTCGGCGCGCTTTGGGCCTTCCGGCATACCCCGGTGATCTTCGTCCTGCTCGGCTGCGTTTTCCTGTTTTCGCTGGCCGGACAGACCTATCCCAATGTCTGGAACTTCTTCACGATTGAGGAATTCGGCTGGGGGCCGTCCCAGGTCGGCCGGTCGCTGGCCATCTTCGGCATCCTTTTCGCGCTGAGCCAAGCGCTTCTGGTCGGATTTTCCACGCGCTATCTCGGCGTCACGGCGACGGTTATCATCGGGCTTTCACTGGCCGTCATTGCGTTTATCGGTGTCTCGATGATCCACACGGAGTTGGGGCTGTGGACCTTCCTGGTCGTCGGGGCCTTTTCCGGCATCGCGGCGCCCGCCCTCACCGGGCTTCTTGCCAACAACACACGCGCCAATCAGCAAGGCGAACTTCAGGGCGCCGTCAACGCCTCAAATTCCCTGACGGCAATCATAGCGCCTCTGGCGGCAACGCAGATGTTTTCGTTTTTCACCACAAATGCGCTGCGCCCCATCACCTTTCCCGGCGCACCGTTCTTTGCGGCCGGGATTATCGTTGCGGGGGCCATGGCGCTCTTTATCTACGCTTCCATCAGATACGACCTTTCGCACCGCCCCTATGACGAGGCGCGCGAAAAGCCGCGCTATCCCCAGCCGAGCGGCCAGGCCGTCAATCCGCCGGAGACCGAATTGCCCGAAGATGAGGACGGAAATGGCGAGGGCGAGCCCGCGACGCAGCCCGCAAACAAATAA
- a CDS encoding gluconokinase, whose protein sequence is MSSSSSAQPRLIVVMGVSGAGKSTIGEELADRLEVPFIDADNLHPRANVEKMRGGTPLEDSDRWPWLEIVADAMRNTADTNGRVVCACSALRRAYRDCLTNRAEEPIAFVLLHGDKSVIAKRQANRPGHFMPPALLDSQFATLEPFGPDEHGITIDVALTIDEIVDQAAEALT, encoded by the coding sequence ATGTCGTCTTCCTCCTCCGCCCAGCCTCGTCTCATCGTCGTCATGGGCGTTTCGGGCGCCGGAAAATCAACGATCGGAGAGGAGTTGGCAGATCGACTGGAGGTGCCGTTCATCGATGCCGACAACCTTCATCCGCGCGCCAATGTCGAAAAGATGCGTGGCGGCACCCCGCTCGAGGATTCCGACCGCTGGCCGTGGCTGGAGATCGTCGCCGACGCCATGCGCAACACGGCAGACACCAATGGTCGCGTCGTCTGCGCCTGTTCGGCCCTGCGCAGGGCCTATCGCGATTGCCTGACGAACCGGGCCGAAGAGCCGATCGCCTTTGTGCTGCTGCACGGGGACAAATCGGTCATCGCCAAGCGTCAGGCCAATCGGCCGGGCCATTTCATGCCGCCTGCCCTGCTCGACAGCCAGTTCGCAACGCTTGAGCCGTTCGGACCCGACGAGCATGGCATAACCATCGACGTCGCGCTGACGATCGACGAAATCGTCGATCAGGCGGCTGAAGCGCTCACCTAG
- a CDS encoding TraB/GumN family protein, with the protein MAFGQWIRRIAAGLLVGTMATPLAAQTPEPPIWVIEDDNSTIYMIGTVHMMRDGVDWESPQLAEILGRADSVWLELDSFDPPENLFGLIMASGMSPDRPLSSLLDDEEMSGLQTILDEHGVPLDSFDGLRPWYAYLQISALMLVEAGFDPQGGIDMHIKDRADELGIPVMGFETFEEQFETLSGMDEEVQLDVLRQTIIEYEDAKTELVDELESWIDGDLTTLKAETAEIAHELEGFYEVLFVERNQGFADGIEDILSGKGTALVAVGLGHYVGPDSIPEILEERGYTVERR; encoded by the coding sequence ATGGCGTTTGGACAATGGATCAGAAGGATTGCGGCCGGCCTGCTGGTTGGAACAATGGCCACACCGCTTGCCGCCCAAACGCCCGAGCCACCAATCTGGGTTATCGAGGACGATAATTCGACGATCTACATGATCGGCACCGTGCACATGATGCGCGACGGGGTCGATTGGGAAAGTCCGCAACTTGCCGAAATTCTCGGCCGCGCCGACAGCGTCTGGCTCGAACTCGACAGCTTCGATCCGCCCGAAAACCTGTTCGGGCTCATCATGGCATCGGGCATGTCGCCCGACCGACCGCTCTCTTCATTGCTCGATGACGAGGAAATGTCCGGACTTCAAACCATTCTGGACGAGCATGGTGTGCCGCTCGACAGTTTCGACGGGCTGCGTCCGTGGTACGCCTATCTGCAGATTTCGGCCCTGATGCTTGTCGAGGCCGGGTTCGATCCCCAGGGCGGCATCGACATGCACATCAAGGACCGGGCAGACGAATTGGGCATTCCCGTTATGGGGTTTGAGACCTTCGAGGAACAGTTCGAAACGCTGTCAGGCATGGATGAGGAGGTGCAACTGGACGTGTTGCGCCAGACCATCATCGAGTATGAGGATGCCAAGACCGAACTTGTCGATGAACTGGAAAGCTGGATCGACGGCGATCTGACGACGCTGAAAGCCGAGACCGCGGAAATTGCCCATGAGCTCGAAGGCTTTTACGAGGTGCTGTTCGTCGAACGCAATCAAGGATTTGCAGATGGCATCGAGGACATCCTGTCCGGCAAGGGTACGGCGCTTGTCGCTGTCGGGTTGGGCCATTATGTCGGCCCCGATTCGATTCCCGAGATTCTGGAAGAACGCGGCTATACGGTCGAGCGGCGCTAG
- a CDS encoding TAXI family TRAP transporter solute-binding subunit, with translation MCFTTLAAFAAATLLAATPAIAQDDRSDWPSSMTIGTASQGGTYFIYGTGLGGLITEELGINASGEVTGGPVQNSTLIETGDHIMGLVTMGPAYEAWTGVSELAPGVEHKSLRALFPMYQTPFQVVTLASSGIESVADFDGKRVSVGPAGGTAATYWPRYFEILGVSPEISYSGANDAVSQVKDGLIDAFAFAAGVPIAAFAQIAAENDVNIFGFTEEERGQILTQMPEMAAFDAPGGLYDGFPEESPTVAMWNFAIASESMPESLAYEITKLVMENTERMVQIHSAAAETTIDNVDKNTFMPFHPGAVRYFDEVGIEIPDELRG, from the coding sequence ATGTGTTTTACCACTCTTGCCGCGTTTGCGGCAGCGACCCTGCTTGCCGCAACACCGGCAATTGCCCAGGATGATCGGTCCGACTGGCCGTCGAGCATGACGATCGGCACGGCCAGCCAGGGCGGCACCTATTTTATTTACGGCACCGGCCTTGGCGGCCTCATCACCGAGGAACTCGGCATCAACGCCTCGGGTGAAGTGACGGGCGGTCCGGTCCAGAACTCCACGCTGATCGAAACCGGCGACCACATCATGGGTCTTGTCACAATGGGCCCGGCCTATGAAGCCTGGACCGGCGTGTCCGAGCTGGCGCCCGGCGTCGAGCACAAGAGCCTGCGCGCTCTGTTCCCGATGTACCAGACCCCCTTCCAGGTCGTGACCCTTGCCTCCTCGGGCATCGAATCCGTTGCCGATTTTGACGGCAAGCGCGTTTCTGTCGGCCCCGCCGGCGGCACGGCTGCCACCTATTGGCCGCGCTATTTCGAAATCCTGGGCGTCTCGCCCGAGATCAGCTATTCGGGCGCCAACGATGCCGTCAGCCAGGTCAAGGACGGTCTGATCGACGCCTTCGCGTTCGCCGCCGGCGTGCCGATTGCGGCCTTTGCGCAGATTGCTGCCGAAAACGACGTCAACATCTTCGGCTTCACCGAAGAGGAGCGTGGCCAGATCCTGACGCAGATGCCCGAAATGGCGGCCTTCGACGCCCCCGGCGGTCTCTATGACGGCTTCCCCGAGGAAAGCCCCACGGTCGCGATGTGGAACTTCGCCATCGCCAGCGAATCCATGCCCGAAAGCCTGGCTTACGAAATCACCAAACTGGTGATGGAGAACACCGAACGCATGGTGCAGATCCACTCGGCTGCCGCCGAAACAACCATCGACAACGTCGACAAGAATACCTTCATGCCGTTCCATCCGGGCGCTGTGCGGTACTTCGATGAAGTCGGCATCGAAATTCCTGACGAATTGCGCGGCTAA